TGCAAAGGAACATCAACAGGAACATGTCTAAGCAGGATGCTAAAAAATTTTATGAGGAGTTAAGCATTATAAAGAGGATAGAGGAGTATGAGAGGGCCTTAATTAGATTTGAGGAATTATGTAAGAGTTATGAGAAGAAGTATCCAGCTTATATAAAGGGACTTTTGAAAAAGAAGGAGCATTATTTTGTTTATAAGAAATATCCTGAGGGGGTGAGGAGGTATATATACACGACGAATGTGGTTGAGAATATAAATAGCAGGATAGAGCTGATAAGGGTAAATACAGGGGGATATTTTCAATCAATCAAGACAGCAGAGGTTGCGATATACATAACAGTAAGTCGGATTCAGAAAACGAGATGGCAAAAACCACTTCCTTTAATTAAGTCTGCTTTATACGAATTGAGGCAAATGTTTGTAAAGAGATTTTATAAGGAGACACAATTCTCTTGACAAGTGTCATCTCCTGAAGGAATAGGGATCCCCATTTGTTGCAATTTTTCTATCTCTATAAAACCTTTAAATTTATAAGTATTTTCATTAATTTTTTGATATTCGGGTACATAATAATCTAGTGCGTCTCTAAACTCTCCCAAAACCTCTTCCACCAAATCTTCTATGGTTACAATTCCTGTAGTAAGCCCATATTCATCCACAATAACCGCTATTTCCATACCAGACTTTTGAAGGGTTGAAAGAACCTCATGAGCCCGCGCAACTTCAGGAAAAAAAAGAGGAGAATAAGCGATATTTTTTAAGGGTTTTTCATCTTCTAACAAAGTTTTACCTAATAAATGTTGCACTTTTACGATATATTTTATGTGATGAATATCTCCTTCATAGAGTGGTATATAAGAAAAATTATATTTTTTACTAAATTCTATAGCATCCTTTACGGTGGCTTCTATGGGTAAAGCCTTTACTTGACTTATCGGAATCATAACCTGAAAAACCTTTTTCTTTGCAAAATCTATGATTTTATGCATTAAATCTTTTTCTGTAAGGTCTATTTCTTCTTCATA
Above is a genomic segment from Thermodesulfobacterium commune DSM 2178 containing:
- a CDS encoding hemolysin family protein — its product is MLGVFSFLFFILGEAFFACSEISFISVERYFIEKLATKERAAKIYLKFWENPERLFTTTLMGITFCIAGNGVFTSYFLIKEFGNIGIVVSSTILPFSMVVFGQIIPKTIGKKFAYPLILYLLPLVYVISFIFWPLVYINTFLAQKLLKPQEKNPIFLTRFREVFLNFIRYEEEIDLTEKDLMHKIIDFAKKKVFQVMIPISQVKALPIEATVKDAIEFSKKYNFSYIPLYEGDIHHIKYIVKVQHLLGKTLLEDEKPLKNIAYSPLFFPEVARAHEVLSTLQKSGMEIAVIVDEYGLTTGIVTIEDLVEEVLGEFRDALDYYVPEYQKINENTYKFKGFIEIEKLQQMGIPIPSGDDTCQENCVSL